One genomic segment of Streptomyces liangshanensis includes these proteins:
- a CDS encoding response regulator, with protein MTIRVLLADDQALLRGTFRLLIDSEPDMEVVAEASDGREAVALALSSQAEVVLMDIRMPGMNGLDATRLIMADEDLAGVRVLILTTFENDEYVAEALRAGASGFLGKGINPEELLDAIRVIATGDMLLSPAATKSVISRFLAQTERPNPDAAERLAGLTPREREVVTWVGRGLSNQDIATQLYVSPVTVKTHVNRAMAKLGARDRAQVVILAYESGIVQPGSA; from the coding sequence ATGACGATCAGAGTGCTGCTCGCCGACGACCAGGCCCTGCTGCGGGGTACGTTCCGGCTGCTCATCGACTCCGAGCCGGACATGGAGGTCGTCGCCGAGGCGTCGGACGGGCGTGAGGCGGTCGCGCTGGCCCTCAGCAGCCAGGCCGAGGTCGTCCTGATGGACATCCGCATGCCCGGCATGAACGGCCTCGACGCGACCCGGCTGATCATGGCGGACGAGGACCTGGCCGGGGTCCGGGTGCTGATCCTGACCACCTTCGAGAACGACGAGTACGTGGCGGAGGCGCTGCGCGCCGGGGCCAGCGGCTTCCTCGGCAAGGGCATCAACCCCGAGGAACTGCTCGACGCGATCCGGGTGATCGCGACGGGCGACATGCTCCTGTCGCCCGCCGCCACGAAGAGCGTCATCTCCCGCTTCCTCGCCCAGACCGAGCGGCCGAACCCGGACGCGGCGGAGCGGCTGGCCGGTCTGACGCCGCGCGAACGGGAAGTGGTCACGTGGGTCGGGCGGGGGCTGTCCAACCAGGACATCGCCACCCAGCTGTACGTGAGCCCGGTCACAGTGAAGACCCATGTCAACCGGGCGATGGCCAAGCTCGGGGCCCGGGACCGCGCGCAGGTGGTGATCCTGGCGTACGAGTCCGGCATCGTGCAGCCGGGCTCGGCCTGA
- a CDS encoding PP2C family protein-serine/threonine phosphatase, whose protein sequence is MARWSGGTAGKAFLLRLLWQAPSVLPLAVLCVVTVVGFLVPGDIHLASLLVAVPALTAGLMGPRFTALITGLACISAAALDIRDGLMDSPILPIHLIDLLVVCGLVVLFWRLRDMDFKALVQARSVSDAAQRAVLRPLPRRIGRLRIASVYRSAAAQAQIGGDLYAAERTPGAVRLIIGDVRGKGLPAVDDAAAVLGAFREAAHRDATLPDLVASLEGSVGRHLREVGKTDRDSGERFITALVLEIPDDAPVVRMISCGHPPPLRSHHGVTTVLRSPHPAPPLGLAQGVDDYQLDTFPLESGDTLLLHTDGLLEARDGTGAFYPAQERFDALLWCDPDELLQRLLKDLLEHVEGRLEDDVALVALERLREQPELPTA, encoded by the coding sequence GTGGCGCGCTGGTCCGGAGGCACGGCGGGGAAGGCGTTCCTGCTCCGGCTGCTGTGGCAGGCGCCCTCGGTACTGCCGCTCGCGGTGCTGTGCGTCGTGACCGTGGTCGGATTCCTGGTGCCGGGAGACATCCACCTCGCGTCGCTGCTGGTCGCCGTACCGGCGCTGACCGCCGGGCTGATGGGCCCCCGGTTCACCGCCCTCATCACCGGCCTGGCGTGTATATCGGCCGCCGCGCTCGACATCCGCGACGGCCTCATGGACTCCCCGATCCTGCCCATCCACCTGATCGACCTCCTGGTGGTCTGCGGACTGGTCGTGCTCTTCTGGCGCCTTCGGGACATGGACTTCAAGGCGCTGGTCCAGGCGAGATCCGTCTCGGACGCCGCCCAGCGCGCGGTCCTGCGCCCCTTGCCACGCCGGATCGGGCGGCTGCGGATCGCCTCGGTGTACCGCTCGGCCGCGGCCCAGGCGCAGATCGGCGGCGACCTGTACGCCGCCGAGCGGACCCCGGGCGCCGTCCGCCTGATCATCGGGGACGTACGGGGCAAGGGCCTCCCCGCGGTCGACGACGCGGCGGCCGTGCTGGGGGCCTTCCGGGAGGCCGCCCACCGTGACGCCACCCTGCCGGACCTGGTGGCCTCGCTGGAAGGAAGCGTCGGGCGGCACCTGCGCGAGGTCGGCAAGACCGACCGGGACAGCGGTGAGCGGTTCATCACCGCCCTGGTCCTGGAGATCCCCGACGACGCCCCCGTGGTCCGGATGATCAGCTGCGGCCATCCGCCGCCCCTGCGCTCCCACCACGGCGTCACGACGGTGCTGCGCTCGCCGCACCCCGCGCCGCCGCTCGGGCTGGCGCAGGGCGTCGACGACTACCAGCTGGACACCTTCCCGCTGGAATCCGGCGACACCCTGCTCCTGCACACCGACGGCCTGCTGGAGGCCCGGGACGGCACCGGCGCGTTCTACCCCGCCCAGGAACGCTTCGACGCGCTGCTCTGGTGCGACCCCGACGAGCTGCTCCAGCGCCTGCTGAAGGACCTGCTGGAACACGTCGAGGGACGGCTGGAGGACGACGTGGCGCTGGTCGCCCTGGAGCGGCTGCGCGAGCAGCCGGAGCTGCCGACGGCCTGA
- a CDS encoding lysine N(6)-hydroxylase/L-ornithine N(5)-oxygenase family protein — protein MNPLHSEPGSVQDIHDVIGIGFGPSNLALAIAIQEHNARVPDDERIRAGFLEKQPRFGWHRGMLIDDATMQVSFLKDLVTMRDPTSGFSFLSYLREQGRLVDFLNQKTLFPLRIEFHDYFEWAAARVGGLVTYGSEVVSVDPVTVDGEVRWFDVTSRDPRDPEARIVRRARNLVVATGLEPHLPPGTVLSDQVWHNSQLMPRVAELAGSGKEVRRVVVLGAGQSAAEAVDYLHRSFPEAEVCSVFSKYGYTPADDSPFANRIFDPEAVDIYYNAPRGVKQSLFDYHRGTNYSVVDMDLIEALSRTMYQEKVQGRERLRMLNVSRIREVEPRGDRLDITVEYLPTGEREVLTADVLVHGTGYRPQDLGERLGGVGKLCLRDDEDALLVDRDHRVVTAANVTSGIYLQGGTEHTHGITSTLLSNTAVRAGEIHEALLAERRSRTGAGAGALPPETAEAAAPAASGAA, from the coding sequence GTGAACCCACTGCACAGTGAGCCGGGCTCGGTCCAGGACATCCATGACGTGATCGGCATCGGCTTCGGGCCGTCGAACCTGGCGCTCGCGATAGCGATCCAGGAACACAACGCACGAGTTCCCGACGACGAACGGATACGGGCCGGGTTCCTGGAGAAGCAACCGCGGTTCGGCTGGCACCGGGGCATGCTCATCGACGATGCCACGATGCAGGTCTCCTTTCTCAAGGACCTGGTCACGATGCGGGACCCGACGAGCGGCTTCAGCTTCCTGTCGTACCTGCGCGAGCAGGGCAGGCTGGTCGACTTCCTCAACCAGAAGACGCTGTTCCCCCTCCGCATCGAGTTCCACGACTACTTCGAGTGGGCCGCCGCCCGCGTCGGCGGCCTCGTCACGTACGGCTCCGAGGTCGTCTCCGTCGACCCGGTGACGGTGGACGGCGAGGTCCGCTGGTTCGACGTGACCAGCCGCGACCCCCGGGACCCGGAGGCCCGGATCGTGCGCCGGGCGCGCAACCTCGTCGTCGCCACGGGCCTGGAGCCCCACCTGCCGCCCGGGACCGTCCTGTCGGACCAGGTCTGGCACAACAGCCAGCTCATGCCCCGCGTCGCGGAGTTGGCGGGCAGCGGCAAGGAGGTGCGCCGGGTCGTGGTGCTGGGCGCCGGGCAGAGCGCCGCGGAGGCGGTCGACTACCTGCACCGCAGCTTCCCGGAGGCCGAGGTCTGCTCGGTCTTCTCCAAGTACGGCTACACACCCGCCGACGACAGCCCCTTCGCCAACCGGATCTTCGACCCGGAGGCCGTCGACATCTACTACAACGCGCCGCGCGGCGTGAAGCAGTCGCTCTTCGACTACCACCGGGGCACCAACTACTCGGTGGTGGACATGGACCTGATCGAGGCCCTGTCCCGGACCATGTACCAGGAGAAGGTCCAGGGCCGGGAGCGGCTGCGCATGCTGAACGTGTCGCGCATCCGCGAGGTCGAACCGCGCGGGGACCGGCTGGACATCACGGTGGAGTACCTGCCGACCGGCGAGCGGGAGGTCCTCACCGCGGACGTCCTCGTCCACGGCACCGGATACCGGCCGCAGGACCTCGGCGAGCGGCTGGGCGGGGTGGGCAAGCTGTGCCTGCGCGACGACGAGGACGCGCTGCTCGTGGACCGCGACCACCGGGTGGTGACGGCCGCGAACGTGACCTCGGGGATCTATCTCCAGGGCGGTACGGAACACACGCACGGGATCACGTCGACGCTGCTGTCGAACACGGCGGTACGGGCGGGCGAGATCCACGAGGCGCTGCTCGCGGAGCGCAGGAGCAGGACCGGCGCCGGCGCAGGCGCCCTGCCCCCGGAGACCGCCGAGGCCGCCGCCCCGGCGGCGAGCGGCGCGGCCTGA
- a CDS encoding methionyl-tRNA formyltransferase translates to MRVVMFGYQTWGHRTLQALLDSTHEVVLVVTHPKSEHVYEKIWDDSVAELAEKHGVPVLLRNRPDDEELLRALRDAAPDIIVANNWRTWLPPEIFDLPPHGTLNVHDSLLPSYAGFSPLIWALINGEREVGVTAHRMDGELDAGDVVFQRSVPVGPTDTATDLFHRTVDLIGPIVRDSLDRIEAGTAEWVPQDRSRASFFHKRSLEDSRIDWTWPAEDLERLVRAQSDPYPNAFTYHRGERIRIVSAALSEANYGGTPGRVFIREGDGVVIVAGTEARFGRSKGLLVKRVRTEDGVEHAATDHFRTMGGYLTARP, encoded by the coding sequence ATGCGGGTCGTCATGTTCGGCTACCAGACCTGGGGTCATCGCACGCTCCAAGCGCTGCTCGACTCCACTCACGAAGTGGTCCTGGTGGTGACCCACCCCAAGAGCGAGCACGTGTACGAGAAGATCTGGGACGACTCGGTGGCCGAACTCGCCGAGAAGCACGGCGTACCGGTGCTGCTGCGCAACCGCCCCGACGACGAGGAGTTGCTCCGGGCGCTGCGCGACGCCGCGCCGGACATCATCGTCGCCAACAACTGGCGTACGTGGCTGCCGCCGGAGATCTTCGACCTGCCGCCGCACGGCACGCTCAACGTCCATGACTCGCTGCTGCCTTCGTACGCGGGGTTCTCGCCGCTGATCTGGGCGCTGATCAACGGCGAGCGGGAGGTGGGCGTCACCGCGCACCGCATGGACGGCGAACTGGACGCCGGGGACGTCGTGTTCCAGCGTTCCGTCCCGGTCGGGCCGACCGACACGGCCACCGACCTCTTCCACCGGACCGTCGACCTCATCGGGCCGATCGTGCGGGACTCCCTCGACCGGATCGAGGCGGGCACCGCGGAGTGGGTCCCGCAGGACCGGAGCCGGGCCAGCTTCTTCCACAAGCGGTCCCTGGAGGACAGCCGGATCGACTGGACGTGGCCGGCCGAGGACCTGGAGCGGCTGGTGCGGGCCCAGTCGGACCCGTACCCCAACGCCTTCACGTACCACCGGGGGGAGCGCATACGCATCGTCTCGGCGGCGCTCTCCGAGGCCAACTACGGGGGCACGCCGGGCCGCGTCTTCATCCGTGAGGGCGACGGCGTGGTCATCGTGGCGGGCACGGAGGCGCGCTTCGGGCGGAGCAAGGGCCTGCTGGTCAAGCGGGTACGGACGGAGGACGGCGTGGAGCACGCCGCCACGGACCACTTCCGGACCATGGGCGGCTACCTGACCGCCCGTCCGTGA
- the argB gene encoding acetylglutamate kinase: protein MSGLLAPAGPAAGALERLRGRIVVVKFGGNAMVDDSLKRAFAQDVAELRAAGVKPVVVHGGGPQISAQLARHGLESRFEAGLRVTTPEAMDVVRMVLSGKVQRELVGLLNAHGPYAVGLTGEDAHTLTAEKHYARVAGEPVDIGMVGTITKVDAAAVRVLLDHGHIPVVSPVARGEAGEIYNVNADTAAGAIAAALEAEALVVLTDVPGLYAHWPHSDRVVDRLTAGDLDLLLPGLDGGMLPKMEACREAVRAGVPSAQVLDGRVPHALRTALLTPGASGTTVLPDTAGEARA, encoded by the coding sequence GTGAGCGGCCTCCTCGCGCCGGCCGGCCCCGCCGCCGGGGCCCTGGAGCGCTTGCGCGGCCGGATCGTCGTCGTCAAGTTCGGCGGGAACGCGATGGTGGACGACTCGCTCAAGCGCGCGTTCGCCCAGGACGTCGCCGAGCTGCGCGCGGCCGGGGTGAAGCCCGTCGTCGTGCACGGCGGGGGCCCGCAGATCAGCGCCCAACTCGCCCGGCACGGGCTGGAGTCCCGCTTCGAGGCGGGGCTGCGCGTGACGACGCCGGAGGCGATGGACGTCGTACGGATGGTGCTGTCGGGCAAGGTCCAGCGCGAGTTGGTCGGACTGCTCAACGCGCACGGTCCGTACGCGGTCGGCCTCACCGGCGAGGACGCGCACACCCTGACGGCGGAGAAGCACTACGCGCGGGTGGCGGGGGAGCCGGTCGACATCGGCATGGTGGGGACCATCACCAAGGTCGACGCGGCGGCCGTACGGGTCCTGCTGGACCACGGCCACATCCCGGTCGTCTCACCGGTCGCGCGCGGCGAGGCGGGCGAGATCTACAACGTCAACGCCGACACGGCGGCGGGCGCGATCGCGGCGGCGCTGGAGGCGGAGGCCCTGGTCGTCCTCACGGACGTGCCGGGCCTGTACGCGCACTGGCCGCACAGCGACCGCGTCGTGGACCGGCTCACGGCGGGCGACCTGGACCTCCTGCTGCCCGGCCTGGACGGCGGGATGCTCCCGAAGATGGAGGCGTGCCGCGAGGCGGTACGCGCGGGAGTGCCCTCCGCCCAGGTCCTGGACGGCCGCGTCCCCCACGCCCTGCGGACGGCCCTGCTGACGCCGGGGGCGTCGGGCACGACGGTCCTGCCGGACACGGCGGGGGAAGCGCGCGCGTAG
- a CDS encoding ABC transporter ATP-binding protein yields the protein MTSPSKSAPGTGRTATPADTASGSGPDLRAEGVRLAYDNRVVAEHLDVAIPPGRVTAIVGANACGKSTLLRALARLLSPREGTVRLDGRSLHSIPTRELAQRLGILPQGPVAPEGLTVIDLVGRGRSPHQTWWRQWSKGDEQAVHDALRATAMTDLADRPVDELSGGQRQRAWIAMAVAQGTPVLLLDEPTTYLDLAHQIDVLDLITDLNRHENRTVVMVLHDLNQACRYADHVIAMKSGAIVAEGPPAEVITARTVEEVFGLRCRITRDPVSGTPMVIPMSRHHEPALP from the coding sequence ATGACATCGCCATCGAAATCCGCGCCCGGCACCGGCCGGACGGCCACACCTGCCGACACCGCCTCCGGATCCGGTCCCGACCTGCGGGCCGAAGGGGTACGGCTCGCCTACGACAACCGGGTCGTGGCCGAGCACCTGGACGTGGCGATCCCGCCCGGCCGGGTGACGGCGATCGTCGGGGCCAACGCCTGCGGCAAGTCGACCCTGTTGCGGGCGCTGGCCCGGCTGCTGTCCCCGCGCGAGGGCACGGTCCGGCTCGACGGGCGTTCCCTGCACTCCATCCCGACGCGGGAGTTGGCCCAGCGGCTCGGCATCCTGCCCCAGGGCCCGGTGGCACCGGAGGGCCTGACGGTCATCGACCTGGTGGGGCGGGGCCGTTCACCGCACCAGACGTGGTGGCGGCAGTGGTCCAAGGGCGACGAGCAGGCCGTGCACGACGCGCTGCGGGCGACCGCGATGACGGACCTGGCGGACCGCCCGGTCGACGAACTGTCCGGCGGCCAGCGCCAACGGGCCTGGATCGCCATGGCGGTGGCGCAGGGCACCCCCGTACTGCTCCTGGACGAGCCGACGACGTACCTCGACCTGGCGCACCAGATCGACGTCCTGGACCTGATCACGGACCTCAACCGGCACGAGAACCGCACGGTCGTGATGGTCCTCCACGACCTCAACCAGGCCTGCCGGTACGCGGACCACGTCATCGCCATGAAGTCCGGCGCGATCGTGGCCGAGGGTCCCCCGGCCGAGGTCATCACCGCGCGGACGGTGGAGGAGGTCTTCGGCCTGCGCTGCCGGATCACTCGGGACCCGGTCAGCGGCACCCCCATGGTCATCCCCATGAGCCGCCACCACGAACCCGCCTTGCCGTAA
- a CDS encoding FecCD family ABC transporter permease: MTGPLPTRTPAAVTAPAPVPRRTAGRVPYRLAFPPVSGVLRPRLVAVCAGLAVATFVVFCWGMSVGEIPLGLSDVVKAVLGTGDPGTQLIVRELRLPRATTGLLVGIAFGISGALFQTMTLNPLASPDMIGITQGAGAAVVAGLVLGWDAGLSTQSLGLAGALAAALIVYVLAWKRGTTGYRIVLVGIGVSWICTSVTDYLMAHGGQFQAQASLGWLVGNLNGRGWNEVRPLAVAMAVLVPVSLLLGRRLRTLQLGDDVAHGLGTSVQAVRLVTLLTGVGLVAFGTAAAGPVAFVALAAPQVAQRLARTAWPPPVAAGLTGALMVLAADLAARELIPDTELPVGVVTGVLGAPVLLWLLVRANRVGSGG; this comes from the coding sequence ATGACCGGTCCGCTGCCCACCCGTACCCCGGCCGCCGTCACCGCGCCCGCGCCGGTTCCGCGCCGTACCGCCGGCCGGGTCCCGTACCGGCTGGCCTTCCCGCCCGTGTCCGGGGTGCTGCGGCCCCGGCTGGTCGCGGTGTGCGCCGGCCTCGCCGTGGCGACCTTCGTCGTCTTCTGCTGGGGCATGTCCGTGGGCGAGATCCCCCTCGGGCTGTCCGACGTGGTGAAGGCCGTGCTCGGCACGGGCGACCCCGGAACCCAGCTGATCGTCCGGGAGTTGCGCCTGCCCCGCGCGACCACCGGGCTGCTCGTCGGGATCGCCTTCGGGATCTCCGGCGCCCTCTTCCAGACCATGACGCTCAACCCGCTCGCCAGCCCCGACATGATCGGGATCACCCAGGGCGCGGGCGCGGCGGTCGTCGCCGGGCTCGTCCTCGGCTGGGACGCGGGGCTGAGCACCCAATCGCTGGGCCTGGCGGGCGCGTTGGCCGCCGCCCTGATCGTGTACGTGCTGGCCTGGAAGCGCGGGACCACCGGCTACCGGATCGTGCTCGTCGGGATCGGCGTCTCCTGGATCTGCACGAGCGTCACGGACTATCTGATGGCCCACGGCGGGCAGTTCCAGGCCCAGGCCTCGCTCGGCTGGCTCGTCGGGAACCTCAACGGCCGCGGCTGGAACGAGGTCCGGCCGCTCGCGGTCGCGATGGCCGTGCTCGTCCCGGTCTCGCTGCTGCTCGGCCGCCGGCTGCGCACCCTGCAACTGGGCGACGACGTGGCCCACGGCCTGGGCACCTCGGTGCAGGCCGTGCGGCTGGTGACCCTGCTCACCGGGGTCGGGCTGGTGGCGTTCGGTACGGCGGCGGCGGGACCGGTCGCGTTCGTGGCGCTGGCCGCGCCGCAGGTCGCGCAGCGGCTCGCCCGGACCGCCTGGCCCCCGCCGGTGGCCGCCGGTCTCACCGGCGCGCTGATGGTGCTGGCCGCGGACCTGGCCGCGCGGGAGCTGATCCCCGATACGGAACTTCCCGTCGGCGTGGTGACCGGGGTGCTCGGCGCGCCGGTGCTGCTCTGGCTGCTCGTCCGCGCCAATCGCGTCGGCTCAGGAGGCTGA
- a CDS encoding FecCD family ABC transporter permease: MTRAKAPRAVLLVALPGAALLTLCLLSIAFGALSVPLGQVVETLFGHAPSARIDSVIWSVRIPRTALGLAAGAALGLSGCLMQALTRNPLADPGVLGVSAGAAFAIAVSVGVFGLGSVYGYIWFAFAGALFASVLVYLLGGVGRSCSTPVKLALAGVAITSLLSSLTSAIVLTDADALNRFRFWEAGSLANQNGDTLVRVLPFLAVGAVLALASAPALNSLALGDDVAASLGLRLGLIRVQGVAAVTLLTGGAVAVIGPVVFVGLVVPHLARILTQAAGIGPDHRWLLPLSAVLAPCLLLLADIAGRLIARPVEIQAGILVAFIGGPFFIAMVRRRRLAEL, encoded by the coding sequence GTGACCCGGGCGAAAGCCCCTCGCGCGGTGCTCCTCGTGGCGCTGCCCGGCGCCGCCCTTCTCACCCTGTGCCTGCTGTCGATCGCGTTCGGAGCCCTGAGCGTTCCGCTCGGCCAGGTCGTGGAGACCCTGTTCGGCCACGCGCCCAGCGCGCGGATCGACAGTGTCATCTGGTCGGTACGGATCCCCCGTACCGCCCTCGGCCTGGCGGCGGGAGCGGCCCTCGGCCTGTCGGGCTGCCTGATGCAGGCGCTGACCCGCAATCCGCTGGCCGACCCCGGCGTGCTCGGGGTCAGCGCGGGGGCGGCCTTCGCGATCGCGGTGTCCGTCGGGGTGTTCGGCCTCGGGTCGGTCTACGGCTACATCTGGTTCGCCTTCGCCGGGGCGCTGTTCGCGAGTGTCCTGGTGTATCTGCTGGGCGGGGTCGGGAGATCCTGCTCGACCCCGGTCAAACTCGCCCTCGCGGGCGTCGCGATCACCTCGCTGCTGTCCTCGCTGACCAGCGCCATCGTCCTCACCGACGCGGACGCCCTGAACCGCTTCCGCTTCTGGGAGGCGGGGTCGCTCGCCAACCAGAACGGCGACACGCTCGTCCGGGTGCTGCCGTTCCTCGCGGTGGGCGCCGTCCTCGCCCTCGCCTCCGCGCCGGCGCTCAACAGCCTCGCGCTGGGCGACGACGTGGCCGCCTCGCTGGGCCTGCGGCTGGGGCTGATACGCGTCCAGGGCGTGGCCGCCGTGACCCTGCTGACCGGAGGCGCGGTGGCGGTCATCGGCCCCGTGGTCTTCGTCGGACTGGTCGTCCCGCACCTCGCCCGGATCCTCACCCAGGCGGCGGGCATCGGCCCCGACCACCGGTGGCTGCTGCCGCTGTCGGCGGTGCTCGCGCCCTGCCTGCTGCTCCTCGCCGACATCGCCGGACGCCTGATCGCGCGCCCGGTGGAGATCCAGGCCGGCATCCTGGTCGCCTTCATCGGGGGCCCGTTCTTCATCGCGATGGTCCGCCGACGACGACTCGCGGAGCTGTGA